One Brassica napus cultivar Da-Ae chromosome C4, Da-Ae, whole genome shotgun sequence genomic region harbors:
- the LOC106407796 gene encoding uncharacterized protein LOC106407796, which produces MGVVMGRDEKVNIPHLYMKLVMDLEKLRNYPWGLYSFDFLLNQIDKTRDKLEQKDEYLMEGFLFGFQIWIMEVIPALGEICGTKVSDNFTGPLCGNWRGCGNLHSFMEFHRDGVVLLATDFARKDEKKEERADHIVDMIQRKHDWSNHVWGVKKVTSSEFEEADKEEGEDQTPGTEIGENSHVAENVDGTIDVSGRNKRKHADRGAESRKKKVLCQLAVLSKGNIDTNMKSS; this is translated from the exons ATGGGTGTGGTGAtggggagagatgagaaggttAATATCCCACATCTGTACATGAAGTTGGTGatggatttggagaagcttcGTAATTACCCATGGGGTCTGTACTCATTCGATTTTCTGCTGAACCAGATTGATAAAACAAGGGATAAATTGGAGCAGAAAGATGAGTACCTCATGGAAGGATTCTTGTTTGGTTTCCAGATTTGGATAATGGAAGTTATTCCTGCTTTAGGAGAGATTTGTGGCACCAAAGTCAGCGACAATTTCACAGGTCCTTTGTGTGGTAATTGGAGAGGATGT GGAAATTTGCATTCATTCATGGAATTCCACAGAGATGGAGTGGTCCTGTTGGCTACTGATTTTGCAAGAAAggatgaaaagaaagaagaaagagcgGATCACATTGTGGATATGATCCAAAGAAAACATGATTGGAGCAATCATGTTTGGGGAGTAAAAAAAGTTACAAGCTCTGAATTTGAGGAAGCAGACAAAGAGGAAGGAGAGGATCAAACACCTGGTACTGAAATTGGCGAGAACAGTCATGTTGCAGAGAATGTTGATGGCACAATTGATGTTTCAGGAAGAAACAAGAGAAAGCATGCGGATCGAGGAGCAGagtcaaggaagaagaaggtgtTGTGCCAACTAGCTGTTTTATCGAAAGGGAACATTGACACAAATATGAAAAGTTCTTAG
- the LOC106407797 gene encoding putative F-box protein At1g32420 yields MARKSSGVINIPLDLMVEILEKLPTKSLARFRCVSYQWESMINKFIVIDSIMTRRLNQPPRDPHFLFKRHWFQPRLDHIPHTILSYTYLYHQVTDEQQLYHEEIIEKEEGYLMGFQYARGLIGFCCSRNDQFRIHNLTTRQSLFLPVTRLPGSLFYLFGYDTFKNQYKVLCQTQNQHGMPWKLFILGDVSKEWDIQCSIGVHFLFEQAICINGEIYYIARNANCTHVLVSFDVRHEKFSYVQTPGNLLAYHHHEDLTIVNYHGKLGCICRNKVDVDMWVMQDAKKQEWSKITFLDMLQSLPKLNTRFAGVANPGGEIVIVHQPHLIIELALNVYYYDTKQNGLRRSEIQTTSPSDLVSIRAVMDHVENIMRLKFSALVKSFGILDIF; encoded by the exons ATGGCTAGAAAAAGTTCTGGCGTTATTAATATCCCTCTGGATCTAATGGTAGAGATACTCGAGAAACTCCCTACCAAATCTCTAGCGAGATTTCGATGTGTCTCCTATCAGTGGGAAAGTATGATCAATAAGTTCATAGTCATTGACTCGATCATGACACGGAGATTGAATCAACCACCCCGTGATCCCCACTTCCTCTTCAAGAGGCATTGGTTCCAACCACGGCTTGATCATATACCTCATACCATCTTATCGTATACTTATCTTTATCATCAAGTTACAGACGAACAACAACTCTATCACGAGGAGATcattgaaaaagaagaaggctATCTGATGGGCTTTCAGTATGCACGTGGTTTGATTGGGTTTTGCTGTTCACGTAATGATCAGTTCAGAATACATAACCTTACAACAAGGCAATCTCTTTTCTTACCCGTTACACGTTTACCCGGAAGCTTGTTTTACTTATTCGGGTACGACACTTTCAAGAATCAATACAAAGTCTTGTGTCAAACACAAAACCAACATGGCATGCCTTGGAAGCTTTTCATATTGGGAGATGTCTCAAAAGAGTG GGACATCCAATGCAGTATTGGAGTTCACTTCCTTTTCGAACAAGCAATTTGCATCAACGGGGAAATCTATTACATAGCAAGGAACGCAAACTGTACTCATGTTTTGGTGAGTTTCGATGTTAGGCATGAGAAATTTAGTTATGTTCAGACTCCGGGAAATCTTTTGGCTTATCATCACCATGAAGATTTGACTATTGTAAACTACCATGGGAAGTTAGGGTGCATATGTCGAAACAAAGTCGATGTGGATATGTGGGTTATGCAGGACGCTAAGAAACAAGAGTGGTCGAAGATTACATTCTTAGACATGCTTCAAAGTTTACCAAAATTGAATACCAGATTTGCGGGTGTCGCTAATCCTGGAGGCGAAATCGTTATAGTCCATCAACCTCATCTCATCATTGAGTTGGCactaaatgtttattattatgaTACGAAACAAAATGGTCTTAGAAGATCTGAAATCCAAACTACAAGCCCTAGTGATCTAGTTTCAATCAGGGCTGTCATGGATCATGTTGAGAACATCATGCGTTTGAAATTCTCTGCATTAGTTAAGAGTTTTGGAATACTAGATATTTTTTAA
- the LOC125586175 gene encoding uncharacterized protein LOC125586175, which yields MSSSSSDEVFEERFDEVFEEIFEDTFTNIVEAQTSNQRSRAYIERNREGGQDRLWNDYFSEDSTFSSQLFRRRFRMNKDLFLHIVHGLSENIPFFQQRRDATGRFGLSALQKCTAAIRMLAYGSTADTVDEYLRLGETTALSCLHNFTDGIIQLFGDDYLRRPTLEDLQRLLDIGEKRGFPGMVGSIDCMHWEWKNTLPRSRETNLI from the coding sequence ATGTCGTCATCTTCATCCGACGAAGTTTTTGAAGAAAGATTTGACGAAGTTTTCGAAGAAATCTTCGAAGATACGTTCACCAACATAGTCGAGGCCCAAACCAGTAACCAAAGGAGCCGTGCTTATATTGAACGAAACCGTGAAGGAGGACAAGACCGCTTATGGAATGACTACTTCAGCGAAGATTCGACATTCTCGTCACAATTATTCAGACGCCGTTTCCGCATGAATAAGGACTTATTCTTGCATATTGTCCATGGGCTATCAGAGAACATTCCATTCTttcagcaaagaagagatgcaacCGGGAGGTTCGGTCTTTCTGCACTACAAAAATGTACGGCAGCAATTCGTATGCTTGCTTATGGTTCTACGGCTGACACggttgacgaatatctccgacttggtgagacCACTGCACTTTCGTGTTTACATAATTTCACTGACGGAATAATACAGTTATTCGGAGATGACTATCTACGACGACCCACACTggaggatcttcaacgactactcgatattggagagaaaCGAGGGTTTCCTGGGATGGTCGGGAGCATTGACTGTATGCACTGGGAGTGGAAAAATACACTCCCTCGCAGCAGAGAAACAAATCTAATATAG
- the LOC106424294 gene encoding BEL1-like homeodomain protein 5 has translation MAVFFQGETEMREPSSDLFMVNLNPSPDQTMTINAHNNHFYNLCFAPQQHPQRMNKYEVLDHIEQANCSAISTVSNGRVTQSFRALAPTYLRVAQELLNEIVHVGRGSRGAKQEQQMNNESATYGLYNGVGNINGGPKPGVCRQELQLKRAKLISMVEKVEQIYKQYHDQMQTVISSFEQEAGLGSANSYTHMALQTISKKFRAVKDMICLQIKHINNLLGEKECEGVCLAKQLGKMPHNHSNAWRPQRGLPETAVSVLRAWLFNHFLHPYPRDLDKEMLAKQTGLTKSQVSNWFINARVRMWKPMVEEMYLEEMNIEESRKRGNLSEHGNKGSSSKQLCNNTTSDESSNWIIPAFHQGFIKNETSMQNSFSSCSVMTFGKQHANQAKLIQFSGGFENYHAMVGNSVSLSLGMPHSCDQSLNNIQFGSTSNETKISGKYPPSLTYQNID, from the exons ATGGCCGTTTTCTTCCAAGGAGAAACTGAAATGAGAGAACCCTCTTCCGATCTTTTTATGGTGAACCTGAATCCTTCCCCTGATCAGACAATGACCATTAATGCTCATAACAATCACTTCTACAACTTGTGCTTCGCGCCCCAACAACATCCACAGCGAATGAACAAATATGAAGTACTAGATCATATCGAACAAGCGAATTGTTCGGCGATCTCCACGGTTTCAAACGGGAGAGTAACGCAAAGCTTCAGGGCTTTGGCTCCGACCTACTTAAGAGTTGCTCAAGAATTGCTCAATGAGATTGTCCATGTTGGACGCGGTAGCCGTGGCGCAAAACAAGAGCAACAAATGAATAATGAGTCGGCGACTTATGGATTATACAATGGAGTTGGGAATATAAACGGTGGCCCTAAGCCTGGCGTTTGTCGGCAGGAGTTGCAGTTGAAGAGAGCAAAGCTCATCTCCATGGTGGAAAAG GTTGAACAGATATACAAGCAATACCACGACCAAATGCAGACAGTAATCTCATCGTTTGAGCAAGAAGCGGGTTTAGGCTCAGCAAACTCGTACACACATATGGCGTTGCAAACAATATCAAAGAAATTTCGTGCTGTGAAAGACATGATATGTTTGCAAATCAAACACATAAACAATTTGTTAGGAGAAAAAGAATGTGAAGGTGTATGTTTAGCCAAGCAGTTGGGGAAGATGCCACATAACCATTCAAATGCTTGGAGACCACAACGAGGATTGCCCGAAACAGCTGTTTCCGTTCTTCGGGCTTGGCTTTTTAACCATTTTCTTCACCC ATATCCAAGGGATTTAGATAAAGAAATGCTTGCCAAACAGACTGGCCTTACTAAAAGCCAG GTATCAAATTGGTTCATAAATGCTCGAGTTCGAATGTGGAAACCAATGGTGGAGGAGATGTATTTGGAAGAAATGAATATTGAAGAAAGCAGAAAAAGAGGAAACCTCAGTGAACATGGTAACAAAGGTTCATCCTCTAAGCAACTTTGTAATAATACAACTTCAGATGAATCGTCGAATTGGATCATACCCGCGTTTCATCAAGGATTCATCAAAAATGAAACTTCCATGCAAAACTCATTCTCAAGTTGCAGCGTAATGACGTTCGGGAAGCAACACGCGAACCAAGCTAAGTTGATCCAATTCAGTGGAGGATTCGAAAACTATCACGCAATGGTTGGAAACAGTGTCTCCCTTTCTCTTGGCATGCCTCATTCTTGCGACCAATCCCTGAACAACATTCAGTTTGGGTCGACAAGTAATGAAACTAAGATCTCGGGCAAATATCCTCCCTCTTTAACATATCAAAACATCGATTAG